From a single Crateriforma spongiae genomic region:
- a CDS encoding redoxin domain-containing protein, which yields MRSSILTSALTHCVLVFITSVPLVNAEASEPTTADLPPVLLQMIRDDAVHKDLELTSDQKRSLFGVVKGIDAQWFPQLNLMTTGNTKPEPYQKTVADLTAKLQRELKSILNSSQFDRLMQLRRQALGTRMVLLDDVREGLELTSSQIQRFADAFAKTESESRRIAAKLKKQELEAGEAARQVAKLQQTERETVVGALTDTQRGRLGSLTGPAFDFSQVRRKLPFAPEIQDAGVTWIQGEPVRLADLRGKVVVVHFYAFQCINCIRNLPHYTAWYSDYADDDLVVLGIQRPETSAERDGDKVASAAKREGIRYPILLDLESSNWNAWGNRIWPSVYLIDKDGFLRRSWYGEMNWQGNEGEKDMRSTLEMLLAEDG from the coding sequence ATGCGGTCTTCCATCCTGACTTCGGCACTGACCCATTGCGTCCTGGTTTTCATAACATCGGTGCCGCTGGTGAATGCGGAAGCGTCCGAGCCGACAACGGCCGACTTGCCACCCGTGCTGTTGCAAATGATTCGCGATGATGCCGTGCACAAGGACCTGGAGTTAACCAGCGACCAGAAACGCAGCCTATTTGGTGTGGTCAAAGGCATCGACGCACAGTGGTTCCCGCAGCTGAACCTGATGACCACCGGAAACACCAAGCCGGAGCCGTATCAGAAGACGGTCGCGGATTTGACGGCAAAGCTTCAACGCGAATTGAAGTCGATTTTGAATTCGTCTCAGTTTGATCGCCTGATGCAGTTGCGGCGACAGGCACTGGGAACGCGGATGGTCTTGTTGGACGATGTCCGCGAGGGTCTGGAACTGACATCGTCGCAGATCCAGCGTTTCGCCGATGCTTTTGCCAAAACCGAATCGGAGAGCCGGCGGATCGCTGCCAAGTTAAAGAAGCAAGAATTGGAGGCCGGCGAAGCGGCCCGACAAGTCGCCAAGTTACAGCAGACCGAACGCGAAACGGTGGTCGGCGCTCTGACCGACACCCAGCGTGGGCGGCTGGGTTCGTTGACCGGCCCTGCATTCGATTTCTCACAAGTCCGTCGCAAACTTCCCTTTGCACCCGAGATTCAAGATGCCGGCGTGACATGGATCCAGGGCGAACCGGTCCGACTGGCCGACCTGCGAGGCAAAGTGGTGGTTGTTCACTTTTACGCTTTTCAGTGCATCAACTGCATTCGCAATCTGCCGCACTACACCGCCTGGTATTCCGATTATGCGGACGATGATCTGGTGGTGTTGGGTATCCAGCGTCCTGAAACCTCCGCCGAACGAGATGGCGACAAAGTAGCGTCGGCGGCAAAACGCGAAGGCATCCGATACCCGATTCTTTTGGATTTGGAATCTTCCAATTGGAACGCTTGGGGAAATCGGATCTGGCCATCAGTCTATTTGATTGACAAAGACGGCTTTCTGCGACGGTCTTGGTATGGCGAAATGAACTGGCAGGGCAACGAGGGGGAAAAGGACATGCGGTCAACGCTGGAGATGCTGTTGGCCGAAGACGGCTGA